The following proteins are encoded in a genomic region of Sorangiineae bacterium MSr12523:
- a CDS encoding PepSY domain-containing protein — protein sequence MKSASVKSWYLVHKWTSLISTLFLLMLCVTGLPLIFHEEIDHALGYSAEAPAMPEPAPRASLDDIVASAKARRPGDAVQFVFKDAEDPRLWLVRLGEKANSEDASAFYTYDGRTGTYLNEYPVNKGVTNFLLRLHVDMFAGLPGTLFLGLMGLLLVVSLVSGTVLYGPYMQKVQFGTVRRDRSPRLKWLDLHNLLGIATLVWFLVVGFTGVVNTLAVPVFGQWQATELAEMTAPYRSKPPLTEMGSVQKALDAAHAAVPGTELGFMAFPGSDFASPHHFAIFMKGTTPWTSKLLKPVLVDAQTLQVTDTRDLPWYVSTLLISQPLHFGDYGGLPLKVIWGLLDLLSIVVLGSGVYLWVRKRNLSFEAWLRTMQGEKEMAA from the coding sequence GTGAAGTCCGCCTCGGTGAAGTCTTGGTACCTCGTGCACAAGTGGACGAGTTTGATCAGCACGTTGTTCCTGCTGATGCTCTGCGTGACCGGTCTTCCGCTCATCTTCCACGAGGAGATCGATCACGCGCTGGGCTACAGCGCCGAGGCGCCCGCCATGCCCGAGCCCGCACCGCGCGCCAGCTTGGATGACATCGTCGCGTCGGCGAAAGCGCGCCGCCCCGGCGATGCGGTGCAATTCGTCTTCAAGGATGCCGAAGATCCGCGCCTTTGGCTGGTGCGCCTGGGCGAAAAGGCCAATTCGGAGGATGCGTCGGCCTTTTATACTTACGACGGCCGCACCGGGACGTACCTCAACGAGTATCCGGTGAACAAGGGCGTGACGAACTTCTTGTTGCGGCTTCACGTCGACATGTTCGCCGGATTGCCGGGCACGCTCTTTCTGGGCTTGATGGGCCTTTTGCTGGTGGTCTCGCTGGTGTCCGGCACGGTGCTTTACGGGCCGTACATGCAGAAGGTGCAATTCGGTACGGTGCGCCGGGATCGTTCGCCGCGCCTCAAATGGCTCGATTTGCACAATCTGCTGGGGATTGCGACGTTGGTGTGGTTCCTCGTCGTCGGCTTCACCGGTGTGGTGAATACCTTGGCCGTTCCGGTGTTCGGCCAGTGGCAGGCGACGGAGCTTGCCGAGATGACCGCACCGTACCGCAGCAAGCCGCCGCTCACGGAGATGGGCTCGGTGCAAAAGGCGCTCGACGCCGCGCACGCCGCGGTGCCGGGGACGGAGCTCGGGTTCATGGCCTTTCCGGGCAGCGATTTCGCGAGCCCGCACCACTTCGCTATTTTCATGAAGGGCACGACGCCCTGGACATCGAAGTTGCTCAAGCCCGTATTGGTCGATGCGCAGACCTTGCAGGTGACCGACACGCGCGACCTGCCCTGGTACGTGAGCACTTTGCTCATTTCGCAGCCGCTTCACTTCGGCGACTACGGGGGATTGCCGCTCAAGGTGATCTGGGGCTTGCTCGATTTGCTCTCCATCGTGGTGCTGGGCAGCGGCGTTTACCTCTGGGTTCGCAAGCGCAATCTCTCGTTCGAGGCGTGGCTGCGCACGATGCAGGGCGAGAAGGAGATGGCCGCGTGA
- the mxcH gene encoding TonB-dependent siderophore myxochelin receptor MxcH yields the protein MRLHRLAFIAAFAAVGMCIRGGSAHAQEAVTPPAVQQEIPAEYPAEAKAARLEGRVVLRLTIEADGHVSAADVVESAGHGFDESARAAALQSRFSPAQRGGTAVRARVLYPYEFRLPAEVPQPPAPAPVNENAAPAKGAAPSDVTVRGKSEADRLRESAQAVQVIETEQAKRQTADFGEVMARSQGVSVRREGGLGSGTRFSLNGLTDDQIRFFLDGVPLDLAGYPFGLANVPVNLVERAEVYRGVVPIRFGADALGGAVNLVTEKITPGTHGSASYQAGSFETHRATLALRHLDADSGFFARASGFFDYAKNDYSVDDVPLGNLAGEETRIRATRFHDGYRAGGANLETGFIDRSWAKNLRLRVFFSDYSKELQNNVVMTVPYGEAEYGKFTTGATVRYENTFATRAGRVSVDVLGGYTYGRTFLRDVSNCTYLWNGERNCNDRVLGEIDSTHGPFDQVVWVHSGFARANTSWQIRSGHTLRLSLSPTYSTRSGEERQRQSDVLPDPLGAKRDLLNMVSGLEYQADLFKRRLENIAFVKSYFQSQRSVDQLPGGARVDRDRNTHRFGVGDALRYRFVEGLYAKASYEWATRLPSPDELYGNGILVVSNLNLQPETSHNVNLGMTVDLRTTPVGAVRADINGFLRAADQLITLLSNDKYFSYQNVFSARSIGVEAAAGWTSPGEYVVLDGNVTYQDFRNVSADGAFGKFEGDRIPNRPYLFANASARLQFRRVRRADDELSLTWFTRYVHEFYRSWESAGVREYKPTVDSQLVHSVALTYLVHGEPMAMSFTGELQNITDERAYDFFGVQRPGRAFYFKTTLEF from the coding sequence GTGCGTTTACACAGATTGGCGTTCATCGCTGCTTTTGCGGCGGTGGGGATGTGCATTCGAGGCGGTAGCGCTCACGCGCAGGAGGCGGTGACGCCGCCGGCCGTGCAGCAGGAGATCCCCGCGGAGTATCCGGCGGAGGCCAAAGCGGCGCGCCTCGAGGGGCGTGTGGTGTTGCGTTTGACGATCGAGGCGGACGGCCACGTGAGTGCGGCCGACGTGGTGGAGTCGGCCGGGCACGGCTTCGACGAATCGGCGCGCGCGGCGGCGTTGCAGTCGCGGTTTTCGCCGGCGCAGCGTGGCGGCACGGCGGTGCGTGCACGGGTTTTGTATCCGTACGAGTTTCGTTTGCCGGCGGAGGTGCCGCAACCGCCGGCTCCCGCGCCCGTGAACGAGAACGCAGCGCCTGCGAAAGGCGCAGCCCCCAGCGATGTGACCGTGCGCGGGAAATCCGAGGCGGATCGATTGCGCGAATCCGCGCAGGCCGTGCAGGTCATCGAGACGGAGCAAGCGAAGCGACAGACCGCCGACTTCGGCGAGGTCATGGCGCGCTCGCAAGGTGTGAGTGTGCGCCGCGAGGGGGGCCTCGGGTCGGGAACGCGGTTTTCGCTCAATGGACTCACGGACGATCAAATCCGCTTTTTCCTGGACGGGGTTCCGCTGGACCTTGCGGGCTATCCGTTCGGCCTGGCCAACGTGCCGGTGAACCTCGTCGAGCGCGCCGAGGTTTACCGTGGTGTGGTTCCAATCCGTTTCGGCGCCGATGCCCTGGGTGGCGCCGTCAACCTCGTCACCGAGAAGATCACCCCGGGCACGCACGGTTCGGCGTCGTACCAAGCGGGCTCCTTCGAGACGCACCGCGCGACCTTGGCATTGCGCCATCTCGACGCGGACAGCGGCTTTTTCGCGCGCGCATCGGGGTTTTTCGACTACGCGAAAAACGATTACAGCGTCGACGACGTCCCACTGGGCAATCTAGCCGGTGAAGAGACGCGCATTCGCGCCACCCGATTTCACGACGGATACCGTGCCGGCGGCGCCAATTTGGAAACCGGATTCATCGATCGCTCCTGGGCCAAGAACCTTCGCCTGCGCGTCTTCTTTTCGGATTACAGCAAGGAGCTTCAGAACAACGTCGTGATGACCGTGCCCTATGGGGAGGCCGAATACGGTAAATTCACGACCGGCGCCACGGTTCGCTACGAGAATACCTTCGCCACACGGGCCGGTCGCGTCTCCGTCGATGTGCTTGGCGGCTACACGTACGGTCGCACCTTCCTGCGAGACGTTTCGAATTGTACGTATTTATGGAACGGCGAACGTAACTGCAACGATCGCGTCCTGGGTGAAATCGATTCCACCCACGGGCCATTCGATCAAGTCGTTTGGGTGCATAGCGGCTTTGCCCGTGCGAACACTAGCTGGCAAATCCGTTCGGGTCACACGCTTCGATTATCGCTTTCACCGACCTACTCCACCCGCAGCGGCGAGGAACGCCAGCGGCAAAGCGATGTGCTTCCCGATCCACTCGGCGCGAAGCGCGACCTCTTGAACATGGTGAGCGGTCTCGAATACCAAGCTGACCTATTCAAGCGCCGCCTCGAGAACATCGCATTCGTCAAAAGCTACTTTCAATCCCAGCGCTCGGTCGATCAACTGCCGGGCGGGGCCCGCGTCGATCGCGATCGCAATACGCACCGTTTTGGTGTCGGAGATGCTCTGCGCTATCGCTTCGTCGAGGGGCTCTACGCCAAGGCGTCCTATGAATGGGCCACCCGTCTTCCGAGCCCGGACGAACTCTATGGGAATGGGATACTCGTTGTCTCCAATTTGAACCTTCAGCCCGAGACCAGCCACAACGTCAATCTCGGGATGACCGTCGATTTGCGCACCACACCCGTCGGCGCCGTTCGTGCCGACATCAACGGCTTCCTCCGTGCGGCGGATCAACTCATCACGCTGCTCAGTAACGACAAATACTTCAGCTACCAAAACGTCTTTTCGGCCCGCTCGATTGGCGTCGAGGCAGCCGCCGGCTGGACCTCGCCCGGCGAATACGTCGTTCTCGACGGAAACGTCACCTACCAAGATTTTCGCAACGTTTCGGCCGATGGCGCATTTGGCAAGTTCGAAGGAGATCGCATTCCCAATCGGCCGTATCTTTTTGCCAACGCCTCGGCACGTCTTCAATTCCGGCGGGTGCGCCGCGCGGACGATGAGCTCTCGCTCACGTGGTTCACGCGGTACGTGCACGAGTTCTATCGCAGCTGGGAAAGTGCAGGCGTTCGCGAATACAAACCCACGGTCGATTCCCAACTCGTCCACTCGGTGGCATTGACCTACCTCGTGCACGGCGAGCCCATGGCGATGTCCTTCACCGGTGAATTGCAAAATATCACCGACGAGCGTGCCTACGACTTCTTCGGTGTCCAGAGGCCGGGTCGCGCTTTCTATTTCAAAACCACGCTCGAATTCTAA
- a CDS encoding IucA/IucC family siderophore biosynthesis protein — translation MKTSISSSPGAAVAHLDPRTWAIVNRQHVRKILGEFAHELLITPDLEGTVEGWGHYRLATDQPNVEYRFRARILQLDHWHIDGESIEKFVDGARTPLDSLALILELHTTLGINPAMLPTYMEEITSTLYGAAYKYETQRLTAVELTRASFQEVETSMTEGHPSFVANNGRIGFDALDYRAYAPEAASPVSLIWIAVHESRAAFASIDGLTYGDLIREELGDTVLDSFHGILRGKGLNPESYLFMPVHPWQWFNKLASIFAPDIAAQRLVYLGSSEDRYFAQQSIRTFFNTTNPQKRYVKTSLSILNMGFMRGLSPYYMGGTPAINQWVHETIGKDAYLRENGFSILREVATVGYRNTYYEAAIPGDSPYKKMLAALWRESPIPQLTEGQRLMTMASLLHRDREGGSVLMELIASSGVGADTWLRSYLKAYLSPLLHCFYAYDMVFMPHGENLILVLQNNVPVRALMKDVAEEVAVMNKNAVLPEKVKRLAVSVPEELKILSIFTDVFDCIFRYVGHVLVEHGVPEERFWKLVAECVHDYRRSRPDLGEKFDRYDLFAPEFTRSCLNRLQLGNNQQMIDLADPAKNLKFAGTLKNPIAAFKA, via the coding sequence ATGAAGACTTCCATTTCGTCCTCCCCCGGCGCGGCCGTCGCGCATCTCGATCCGCGCACCTGGGCCATCGTCAACCGGCAGCACGTTCGCAAGATCCTCGGCGAGTTCGCCCACGAGCTGCTCATCACCCCCGATCTGGAAGGCACGGTCGAAGGCTGGGGCCATTACCGGCTCGCGACCGATCAGCCCAATGTGGAATACCGCTTTCGCGCGCGCATTCTCCAGCTCGATCATTGGCACATCGACGGCGAGTCCATCGAGAAGTTCGTCGACGGTGCGCGCACGCCGCTGGATTCGCTGGCGCTGATCCTCGAGCTCCACACGACGTTGGGCATCAATCCGGCGATGCTCCCCACGTACATGGAGGAGATCACGAGTACGCTCTATGGCGCGGCGTACAAATACGAGACGCAGCGATTGACCGCCGTCGAGCTCACGCGGGCGTCGTTCCAAGAGGTGGAGACGTCCATGACCGAGGGGCACCCCTCGTTCGTGGCCAACAATGGTCGCATTGGATTCGACGCGCTCGATTACCGCGCCTATGCGCCGGAGGCAGCCTCGCCGGTGTCGCTGATCTGGATTGCCGTGCACGAGAGCCGCGCCGCGTTCGCGTCGATCGATGGACTGACGTACGGCGACTTGATCCGCGAAGAGCTAGGCGACACCGTGCTCGATTCGTTCCACGGCATCCTGCGCGGCAAAGGGCTGAACCCCGAGTCGTACCTGTTCATGCCGGTGCATCCGTGGCAGTGGTTCAACAAATTGGCCAGCATCTTCGCGCCGGACATTGCCGCGCAGCGGCTGGTGTACCTGGGCAGCAGCGAAGATCGCTATTTCGCGCAGCAGAGCATTCGCACGTTCTTCAATACGACGAACCCGCAGAAGCGCTACGTGAAGACGTCGCTCTCCATTTTGAACATGGGGTTCATGCGCGGCCTTTCGCCGTACTACATGGGCGGCACGCCGGCGATCAACCAATGGGTGCATGAGACCATCGGCAAGGATGCCTACCTGCGCGAAAATGGATTCAGCATTTTGCGCGAGGTGGCCACGGTGGGCTACCGCAATACGTATTACGAGGCGGCCATCCCCGGCGATAGCCCGTACAAGAAGATGCTCGCTGCGCTATGGCGCGAAAGCCCCATTCCGCAGCTGACCGAGGGCCAGCGGCTCATGACCATGGCCTCCTTGCTCCATCGCGATCGCGAGGGCGGCTCGGTGCTCATGGAGCTCATTGCATCTTCCGGCGTGGGCGCGGATACGTGGCTGCGCAGCTACCTCAAAGCGTATTTGAGCCCGCTCCTCCACTGCTTCTACGCCTACGACATGGTGTTCATGCCGCACGGAGAGAACCTCATCTTGGTGCTGCAGAACAACGTGCCCGTGCGCGCGCTCATGAAGGACGTGGCCGAGGAGGTCGCGGTCATGAACAAGAACGCGGTCCTGCCGGAAAAGGTGAAGCGCCTGGCGGTGTCGGTGCCCGAGGAGCTGAAGATCCTATCCATCTTCACCGACGTCTTCGATTGCATTTTCCGCTACGTCGGGCACGTCCTCGTGGAGCATGGTGTTCCGGAGGAGCGCTTCTGGAAGCTCGTGGCCGAATGCGTCCACGACTACCGGCGGTCGCGACCGGATCTGGGGGAGAAGTTCGATCGGTACGACCTTTTCGCACCCGAGTTCACCCGCTCGTGCTTGAATCGGCTGCAGCTCGGCAACAACCAGCAGATGATCGACTTGGCCGATCCGGCGAAAAATCTCAAGTTCGCGGGGACGCTGAAGAATCCGATCGCCGCCTTCAAGGCCTGA
- a CDS encoding cation:proton antiporter — MIRAIMLLAIVVILIAAARSFLPQETSLVGSGAALAFGFVLLAALQSGTIFASLRLPRLTGYLMCGFIAGPSCFNFVTEGMVHDLKLVNGVAIGLIALSAGGELSFRRLRPRIRAILSVGSVSILIAILCISSACFLLSSRLPFMDGMSTFHRFVVSLTMGVVLSALSPAVTLAIVAETGSSGPISETILGIVIMADLAIVFTFAGANALANAVFGTVGGGSGGGFIELMIHIFGSIGVGAVLGLVLAFYLKKIAQRVALFVFGICFLCAEAGTRLHLDPLLMCLVAGLFLENATSIEGAKLVHDIESASMPVFAVFFAVAGAGLHWDILKRVLLVAVILAVVRAIALVIGSYIGMALGKVPAFHRKIIPYGTISQSGVAIGLCILLAKHFAGWGEQAATCLLGAVMINELIGPVLFRNALMRSGEAGRRQAVAAAH, encoded by the coding sequence GTGATCCGCGCCATCATGCTCCTGGCCATCGTGGTGATCCTGATCGCCGCGGCCCGTTCGTTCCTGCCTCAGGAGACGTCGCTCGTGGGCTCGGGCGCGGCGCTCGCGTTTGGCTTCGTGCTGCTGGCCGCCTTGCAATCGGGCACCATCTTCGCGTCGCTGCGCCTGCCGCGCCTCACCGGGTACTTGATGTGCGGCTTCATCGCCGGCCCGAGTTGCTTCAATTTCGTGACCGAGGGCATGGTGCACGATCTCAAGCTGGTGAACGGTGTGGCCATCGGTCTCATTGCGCTGTCGGCCGGCGGGGAGCTGAGCTTTCGCCGTCTGCGTCCGCGCATCCGCGCCATTTTGTCCGTGGGCTCGGTGTCCATTCTGATTGCGATCCTGTGCATCTCGAGCGCGTGCTTCCTGCTGAGCAGCCGGCTGCCCTTCATGGACGGCATGAGCACGTTCCACCGGTTCGTGGTGTCGCTGACCATGGGGGTCGTGCTCTCGGCGCTCTCGCCCGCGGTCACCTTGGCCATCGTCGCGGAGACCGGCTCCTCGGGCCCGATCAGCGAGACGATCCTCGGCATCGTGATCATGGCGGACCTGGCCATCGTCTTCACCTTCGCCGGGGCGAACGCGCTCGCCAACGCGGTGTTCGGAACCGTCGGCGGCGGCTCGGGCGGGGGCTTCATCGAGCTGATGATCCACATCTTCGGATCCATCGGCGTGGGCGCCGTGCTCGGCTTGGTCCTCGCGTTTTACCTGAAAAAGATCGCCCAGCGCGTCGCGCTCTTCGTGTTTGGCATCTGCTTTCTCTGCGCCGAAGCCGGCACGCGGCTGCATCTGGACCCGCTTCTCATGTGCCTCGTGGCCGGTCTATTCCTCGAGAACGCGACCTCCATCGAGGGCGCGAAGCTCGTACACGACATCGAATCCGCGTCGATGCCGGTCTTCGCCGTCTTCTTCGCCGTCGCTGGTGCGGGATTGCATTGGGACATTCTCAAGCGCGTGCTGCTGGTCGCGGTCATTCTCGCCGTCGTCCGCGCCATCGCGCTCGTCATCGGGTCGTACATCGGCATGGCCCTCGGCAAAGTGCCGGCGTTCCACCGCAAAATCATTCCGTATGGAACGATCTCGCAGTCGGGCGTGGCCATCGGCCTCTGCATTCTTCTCGCGAAGCACTTTGCGGGCTGGGGCGAGCAGGCGGCGACCTGCCTGCTCGGAGCCGTGATGATCAACGAATTGATCGGCCCCGTGCTGTTTCGCAATGCCTTGATGAGGAGTGGCGAAGCCGGCCGTCGCCAAGCGGTCGCCGCCGCCCACTGA
- a CDS encoding MFS transporter gives MKLKSFLVSTTAIAVVSDSMLIPFYPQFFADAFGVTDPRHVGIYLAATCFTVMLAFPGWALLAKKVPPLRVLLFTQLAAGLLSIGCYGCTNVVAFWLVSLGMLVFKASYLLIYPYVMSLEDKANHAATIGLLSVIVHLGGIAGALLGGAVLQAFEPRHAFLVMAAGDFLQMGVCLFSFGSAAASKGEPVAEAAPSTPARKGMVHRLGLVMFVFYFSAFLVRPFFATYWESISSFRSPVVAGFVFAIPGLVALLALWLRKGDTAIPLAIVLGTLGLLLQAAPFAPVVLVGRCVFGWALFHAIVKLDLLLFELSTPESYATDFSKINICQQLGVLVSSFTAGTLVVSHGLRIPFFAAAVGFVLTLVSYGRLLAPEKPKTADKEVVVIS, from the coding sequence ATGAAACTGAAATCCTTCTTGGTCTCGACGACGGCCATCGCGGTGGTCTCGGATTCCATGTTGATTCCGTTTTATCCGCAGTTCTTCGCCGACGCCTTCGGTGTCACGGATCCGCGCCACGTGGGCATCTACCTCGCGGCGACGTGCTTCACCGTGATGCTCGCCTTTCCGGGCTGGGCACTTCTGGCCAAAAAGGTTCCACCGCTGCGGGTTCTGCTCTTCACGCAGCTGGCCGCGGGGCTCCTGAGCATCGGTTGCTACGGCTGCACGAACGTCGTCGCGTTTTGGCTGGTATCGCTCGGCATGCTCGTGTTCAAGGCGAGCTACCTGCTCATCTACCCCTACGTGATGAGCCTGGAGGACAAGGCGAATCACGCGGCCACCATCGGGCTGCTCTCGGTGATCGTGCACCTCGGCGGCATCGCCGGTGCGCTTCTCGGGGGCGCGGTGTTGCAGGCCTTCGAGCCGCGACACGCCTTTCTCGTCATGGCTGCGGGCGATTTCCTCCAGATGGGCGTCTGCCTCTTCTCGTTTGGCAGCGCGGCGGCATCGAAGGGAGAGCCTGTGGCGGAAGCTGCGCCATCGACCCCGGCCCGCAAAGGCATGGTCCATCGCCTCGGGCTCGTGATGTTCGTCTTCTACTTCAGCGCGTTTCTCGTGCGCCCGTTCTTTGCGACGTATTGGGAATCCATATCGTCGTTTCGTAGCCCCGTCGTGGCCGGCTTCGTCTTTGCCATTCCTGGATTGGTCGCCCTGCTCGCGCTCTGGCTGCGCAAGGGCGATACCGCGATCCCCCTCGCCATCGTGCTGGGAACCCTGGGCCTGTTGCTGCAGGCCGCGCCCTTCGCGCCCGTCGTCCTCGTGGGTCGCTGCGTCTTTGGTTGGGCCTTGTTCCACGCCATCGTCAAATTGGACCTTTTGCTCTTCGAGCTGAGCACGCCCGAGTCGTACGCGACCGACTTCAGCAAGATCAACATTTGCCAGCAGCTCGGTGTGCTCGTTTCGTCCTTCACCGCCGGCACGCTCGTCGTGTCGCACGGCCTGCGCATTCCCTTCTTCGCGGCGGCCGTTGGATTCGTCCTCACTCTCGTCTCGTACGGCCGCCTGCTCGCTCCGGAGAAACCGAAGACGGCCGACAAGGAAGTCGTGGTCATATCATGA